The Bernardetia sp. ABR2-2B DNA window TCTTTGAAGCTAAAATAGCTCCTGTATATAATAGAGTTAAAAGTCAAAGTGGGAGTGTTCAATATTACATTGAAGATGTTTTTTATTTACTAATACTAGTGTCTTTAACCTATTATAGGTTACCAAAAAATGATAAAGATATTGAAAAATTCATATCTTCTTCATCAAGTAATGAATTACTTGTGAAAACCCTTGATAAGGAAAGTAATCAGACAATTACAAACCAACATTTATATAATGAAATGAGAAATAAAGTAGGTTTTACAGAGATTTATAAATTAATAAAACCGTTGAATGATTTTATGTTATTGGATATACATAAAAATATTGAAAATTGGAGAATAGCTAGTTCTAGTAGAGAAACTAGCTTACATTTATTAGGAGATAGTCCCATTGTGTTCAAAGATAAGCCAAGCAATAATAATATTTTAGAAACTCAGCTAGTTTTTCCATTAACCAACAACATGAGATTGTATTACCATAAGGGAAAGAAGATACAACAAATCAAACCAGAATATATTTTGGATATTGATATAATGATTTTCTTGCAATCTGAAAGATATGTAGTTGGAGCAAATAAAGAATATTTGGATGTTATAAGTAAACTTGCTCAAGAATATAATGACAAAGAAAAAATTGAATTTTTAAGAAGTGAAATTTTTAAAATATTTGACTAAATATTATTTTTTATATATTTTCTATTTTATTTTTGATTTTTTCCTTATTTTTACTAAAACAATTAACTAATAACAAGTTAGAATTTATATCTTCTTTAAAGATGAGGAGTATTATATTTTTTAAAATAAAATCCAAAATTATGAAAAGGTCAATTTTAGTCATATTATTTACATTTCTAAGCTCTTTAGCTTTTTCTCAAACAACTATTAAAAGTGATTTTAAAGTAAAACTTAGTTG harbors:
- a CDS encoding DUF4238 domain-containing protein, producing the protein MTNRHHYLPEFYIKGFVNSENKVYVYDKAENKLKKKLFSPKQIFFEWNRNTLHIEKGDTDFIEELYAFFEAKIAPVYNRVKSQSGSVQYYIEDVFYLLILVSLTYYRLPKNDKDIEKFISSSSSNELLVKTLDKESNQTITNQHLYNEMRNKVGFTEIYKLIKPLNDFMLLDIHKNIENWRIASSSRETSLHLLGDSPIVFKDKPSNNNILETQLVFPLTNNMRLYYHKGKKIQQIKPEYILDIDIMIFLQSERYVVGANKEYLDVISKLAQEYNDKEKIEFLRSEIFKIFD